The Acidicapsa acidisoli genome window below encodes:
- a CDS encoding MBL fold metallo-hydrolase, with translation MSAEKPIIETFPVGPLECNCTILGDPNTREAIVIDPGEDIARIHKRLADLGLKLTQILITHAHIDHIGGALRLKRLTGAPILMNESDLPLLKIMEQQAGWLGVETPETESPDGNLKDGQKVGLQDLAAQVLHTPGHTRGSVCLYFKRIDLLIAGDTLFAGSIGRTDLPGGDSKQILTSIHSRLMVLPEDTTVLPGHGPVTTIGKEKERNPFLI, from the coding sequence ATGAGCGCTGAAAAGCCTATTATCGAAACCTTTCCCGTAGGTCCGCTGGAATGCAACTGTACGATTTTGGGTGACCCGAACACTCGCGAAGCAATCGTGATAGACCCCGGCGAAGATATCGCTCGCATTCATAAAAGGCTGGCCGATCTCGGACTGAAGCTGACGCAGATTCTCATCACGCACGCACATATCGACCATATTGGAGGCGCGCTTCGCCTGAAGCGGCTTACCGGTGCGCCGATTCTGATGAACGAGAGCGACCTGCCGCTCTTGAAAATCATGGAACAGCAAGCTGGATGGCTGGGAGTTGAGACGCCGGAAACGGAATCGCCCGACGGCAATCTTAAGGATGGACAAAAAGTAGGACTCCAGGATCTTGCTGCGCAGGTCCTGCATACGCCGGGTCACACTCGGGGCAGCGTTTGCCTGTATTTCAAACGGATCGACCTGCTGATTGCGGGAGACACGCTTTTTGCGGGAAGCATTGGGCGGACAGATCTGCCGGGAGGCGATTCGAAGCAGATTCTCACTTCGATTCACAGCCGTCTGATGGTGCTGCCTGAGGATACGACCGTTCTGCCAGGCCATGGTCCGGTTACGACCATTGGCAAAGAGAAGGAACGAAATCCCTTCCTGATCTGA
- a CDS encoding threonine ammonia-lyase: protein MESVTLASIEAARERIGDAIHLSPCQLSHHLSEHIGLPVYLKLENLQRTGSFKERGALNKLLTLSPEERKRGVIAASAGNHAQGVAFHATKLGVRSQIVMPQATPLVKVVSTRGFGAEVILHGANYDEACEEALARCEQQGLTFIHPFDDPVVIAGQGTIGLELLEQIPDLEAVVVPIGGGGLIGGIACAVKERNPKIRVIGVEPEKLPSMLRAREAGMPITLAPQATIADGIAVRRAGDVTLPLVSRYVDEIVTVDDEEIASAILTLLEQEKTLAEGAGAAALAALLQAKTSLRHRRTAVLVCGGNIDVTLLAKIIARGLVKDGRLLRIRVYLQDRPGALLQLTEVLARERANIVETVHNRAYYGVSLGETVIDVTLETRGAAHITAINHALGEAVFRFERIL, encoded by the coding sequence TTGGAATCCGTCACACTTGCCAGCATTGAGGCCGCGCGCGAACGCATTGGCGACGCCATTCATCTATCGCCGTGCCAGCTTTCGCACCACTTGAGCGAACACATCGGGCTGCCGGTCTATCTGAAGCTTGAAAATCTGCAGCGCACCGGCTCATTCAAGGAGCGGGGCGCACTCAACAAGCTGCTGACCCTCTCGCCCGAGGAACGCAAGCGCGGCGTGATTGCGGCCTCTGCCGGAAACCATGCGCAGGGGGTTGCATTTCATGCAACCAAGCTGGGCGTGCGGTCGCAGATTGTGATGCCTCAGGCTACGCCGCTGGTCAAGGTGGTTTCGACGCGGGGATTTGGCGCGGAGGTGATCCTGCATGGCGCGAATTACGACGAGGCGTGCGAAGAGGCGTTGGCGCGTTGCGAGCAGCAGGGGCTGACCTTCATCCATCCCTTTGACGACCCGGTGGTGATAGCTGGTCAAGGAACAATTGGACTGGAATTGCTGGAGCAGATTCCTGATCTGGAAGCAGTGGTTGTTCCTATCGGCGGCGGAGGGTTGATTGGCGGCATCGCGTGCGCGGTTAAGGAACGCAATCCGAAGATTCGCGTAATCGGCGTGGAGCCGGAGAAGCTGCCTTCGATGCTGCGTGCACGCGAAGCCGGGATGCCGATTACGCTTGCGCCGCAGGCGACAATTGCCGATGGCATCGCGGTGCGGCGGGCGGGCGATGTGACGCTGCCGCTGGTTTCGCGTTATGTGGACGAGATTGTGACGGTGGACGATGAAGAGATTGCAAGCGCCATCCTGACGCTGCTCGAACAGGAGAAGACGCTGGCCGAGGGAGCGGGGGCGGCGGCTCTGGCGGCTTTGTTACAGGCCAAGACAAGTCTGCGCCACCGGCGCACGGCGGTGCTGGTATGCGGCGGCAATATCGACGTGACGCTGCTGGCGAAGATTATCGCGCGCGGCCTGGTCAAGGATGGACGACTGCTTCGCATTCGCGTCTATCTGCAGGACCGGCCGGGCGCGCTGCTGCAATTGACAGAAGTGCTGGCCCGCGAACGCGCCAACATTGTGGAAACGGTCCATAACCGCGCCTATTATGGCGTGAGTCTTGGCGAGACAGTGATCGACGTAACACTTGAAACGCGTGGAGCTGCGCACATTACGGCAATTAACCATGCGCTGGGCGAAGCCGTGTTTCGCTTTGAGCGCATACTGTAG
- a CDS encoding FMN-binding negative transcriptional regulator, giving the protein MYIPKFNQIQDRALLIEAMRAWSFAVLFGPDASGAPVATHLPLVVRDEGEHGVLEGHFALANPHWKSLAGRETLVVFSGPHSYVSPSLYVEPKSVPTWNYIAVHATGTLHLIEDATGDPAANFALKDALLKNLIAQNEPAYADQWNDFPIGYRISMTSGIVGFRIPISRIEGKFKLSQNRPEQDRKNVYAAHVAGTEEQQELAAWMNRLKRPGE; this is encoded by the coding sequence ATGTATATTCCCAAATTTAACCAGATCCAGGATAGGGCGCTGCTGATTGAGGCGATGCGTGCGTGGTCCTTCGCCGTTCTCTTCGGTCCGGATGCCAGTGGAGCGCCGGTGGCGACGCACCTGCCGCTCGTCGTGCGGGACGAGGGCGAGCATGGCGTGCTGGAGGGACATTTTGCGCTGGCCAATCCACATTGGAAGTCGCTGGCAGGGCGGGAGACGCTGGTGGTTTTTTCGGGACCCCACAGCTATGTTTCGCCTTCGCTTTATGTGGAGCCCAAGTCCGTTCCGACGTGGAATTACATCGCAGTTCACGCTACCGGAACGCTGCATTTGATCGAAGATGCGACTGGCGACCCTGCAGCGAACTTTGCCTTGAAGGATGCGCTGTTGAAGAACCTCATCGCACAGAATGAGCCTGCCTACGCCGATCAATGGAACGATTTTCCGATAGGGTATCGAATCTCGATGACAAGCGGAATTGTGGGTTTTCGCATACCGATCAGCAGGATTGAAGGAAAGTTCAAGCTGAGCCAGAATCGGCCCGAGCAGGATCGGAAGAACGTTTATGCGGCCCATGTGGCGGGGACGGAAGAGCAGCAGGAGCTGGCCGCCTGGATGAATCGGTTGAAGCGGCCGGGGGAATAG
- a CDS encoding FliA/WhiG family RNA polymerase sigma factor, which produces MRKDFMQKQITTHMPRPNPILEQDHALLKHLPMVRFVARRIHGRLPKNIEIDDLLSAGMVGLVQAFAKFDPTKNVRFASFAQFRVRGAIMDSLRMLDWASRGLRRTGRQVQQAICTLTARLGRAPSEDQVAAELKLSLNDYQKLLGDLDGLEIGTLHRKREDGSGDEELIYVPGRPEDDPLFRCMRGEAEERLASAIQGLSETERLVTTLYYYEEMTIREIGLTLNLDQIKIRQIRTSAVLHLRAALTLPVPPSNNHRLLPMRKRRSKTLEIGVVSKLAA; this is translated from the coding sequence ATGAGAAAGGATTTCATGCAAAAGCAGATCACGACACACATGCCCCGACCCAATCCGATACTTGAGCAAGACCATGCGTTGCTGAAGCACTTACCCATGGTGCGATTCGTCGCGCGTCGCATTCATGGACGTCTTCCTAAGAATATCGAGATTGACGACCTCCTCTCCGCGGGCATGGTTGGCCTCGTGCAAGCTTTCGCTAAATTCGATCCAACAAAGAATGTCCGATTTGCAAGCTTCGCGCAGTTCCGCGTCCGAGGGGCAATCATGGATAGTCTGCGGATGCTGGACTGGGCTTCACGAGGGCTCCGTCGCACTGGGCGTCAGGTCCAGCAGGCGATTTGTACGCTCACCGCGCGGTTAGGCCGGGCTCCCTCCGAGGACCAGGTTGCCGCGGAGTTGAAGCTCAGTCTCAACGACTACCAGAAGTTGCTCGGCGATCTTGACGGCCTGGAGATTGGTACGCTGCACCGAAAGCGCGAAGACGGTTCCGGCGACGAAGAACTCATATACGTTCCCGGTAGGCCGGAAGACGATCCACTCTTTCGCTGTATGAGAGGAGAGGCGGAGGAGCGTCTGGCCAGCGCGATCCAGGGACTTTCCGAAACGGAGCGGTTAGTCACGACCCTCTACTATTACGAAGAGATGACCATTCGCGAGATCGGCCTCACGTTGAATTTGGATCAAATCAAGATCCGTCAGATTCGGACATCGGCAGTCCTGCATCTGCGTGCGGCACTCACGCTTCCCGTCCCGCCAAGTAACAACCACCGTCTTCTCCCCATGCGAAAGCGTCGCTCGAAAACGCTGGAAATTGGCGTTGTTTCGAAGTTGGCCGCATGA
- a CDS encoding RNA polymerase sigma factor — protein sequence MQFSSFDATYIDSLCAGDRPTEEHFVGYFTALLQLKLRSRLHSPQAVEDVRQETFARVLKALRNPGTLRQPERLGAFVNTVCNNVLFEHYRASSRSQSLDEEGQPEPAASGADALDIAADKQMKVKVREILLKMPQRDRRLLKAVFLDERDRDDVCREFGVDREYLRVLLHRAKQEFKVEYVKRMGNQGPSEMSMWTK from the coding sequence TTGCAATTCTCTTCCTTCGATGCCACTTACATCGACAGTTTATGCGCGGGAGACCGGCCGACAGAGGAGCATTTTGTCGGCTACTTTACCGCGCTCCTGCAACTGAAACTGCGTTCTCGGTTGCACTCACCGCAGGCGGTCGAAGATGTGCGCCAGGAAACCTTTGCGCGGGTTCTGAAAGCTTTGCGCAATCCCGGTACGTTACGGCAACCGGAGCGGCTTGGCGCTTTTGTCAATACGGTTTGCAATAACGTTCTCTTTGAGCATTACCGCGCGTCATCACGCAGCCAGTCACTCGATGAAGAAGGCCAGCCGGAGCCTGCCGCGAGCGGGGCCGACGCACTGGACATCGCAGCGGACAAACAGATGAAAGTAAAGGTTCGGGAGATTCTGCTGAAGATGCCGCAGCGCGACCGGCGGCTGCTGAAGGCCGTCTTTCTGGATGAGCGCGACCGCGACGATGTTTGCCGTGAATTTGGCGTGGATCGGGAGTATCTGCGGGTGCTCCTGCATCGAGCCAAGCAGGAATTCAAAGTGGAATATGTGAAACGGATGGGCAATCAAGGGCCGTCGGAAATGAGCATGTGGACAAAGTGA
- a CDS encoding anti-sigma factor family protein: MMTQMNHSEALEQMAAERYLLGELPPDMRDAFEEHFFDCPECALEVRAGAAFVDEAKVQLPELTALPEPTPSQGSDAPVKKRTRFTWLAWWRPLFATPAFAAPVFATLLLVIGYQNLVTYPALRTEASEPRLLSSVALHAATRSGEPTVIEADRTQAVELRVELPEHAIYASYAVDLYDPQGKLAWTHNLSGSATGALDDTLSLMIPGAGLKQGSYVLAISGATSGDPKGPRTEIERQVFSIHFNN; the protein is encoded by the coding sequence ATGATGACACAAATGAATCATAGCGAAGCTTTAGAACAAATGGCGGCGGAAAGGTATTTGCTTGGCGAGCTGCCGCCGGATATGCGCGACGCATTTGAGGAGCACTTCTTCGACTGTCCTGAGTGCGCTCTCGAAGTACGCGCAGGAGCTGCTTTTGTCGACGAGGCGAAGGTTCAGTTGCCGGAACTCACCGCATTGCCGGAACCTACGCCGTCGCAGGGATCAGATGCGCCGGTTAAGAAGCGAACCAGGTTCACGTGGCTGGCGTGGTGGCGTCCATTGTTTGCCACGCCTGCTTTTGCGGCGCCTGTCTTTGCCACGCTGCTGCTGGTGATTGGTTATCAGAACTTAGTCACTTACCCCGCGCTGCGAACTGAAGCATCGGAACCGAGGCTGCTGTCTTCGGTGGCGCTGCACGCGGCAACGCGCAGCGGAGAGCCCACGGTGATCGAAGCGGATCGTACGCAGGCTGTGGAGCTCCGCGTGGAGCTGCCCGAGCATGCGATCTATGCTTCTTATGCAGTTGACTTATACGATCCGCAGGGTAAACTTGCGTGGACGCACAATTTATCCGGGTCTGCGACCGGAGCTCTGGATGATACGCTGTCGCTGATGATTCCGGGAGCGGGGCTGAAACAGGGCTCTTATGTGCTTGCTATCTCCGGCGCGACTTCGGGAGATCCCAAAGGACCGCGTACCGAGATTGAGCGGCAGGTCTTCAGTATTCACTTCAACAACTAG
- a CDS encoding M28 family metallopeptidase, with translation MTRSRLLAIVLLPTLIYPSPFALAQQTADSAKSSAKSSARSDGQLDGYSRAASETERNWEEKLRALPVPDTIRENMRRLSARPHHVGSPYDKDNAEWMLAKFKEWGFDAQIENFYVLFPTPKERLVELLDANGATKFKASLQEPVVPEDPTSNQTSEQLPTYNAYSADGDVTGPLVYVNYGTREDYEELDRLGVSVKGAVVIARYGGAWRGIKPKVAAEHGAVGCIIYSDPANDGYGVADSYPKGAGRPKDGVQRGGVNDTDFPGDPLTPGVGATKDAKRLDRKDSPIITKIPVLPISYADATPLLSALAGRVAPATWRGGLPITYHIGQGLGTSEAPSEAKVHLKMFSNWDIKTLYDVIAKIPGSTEPDEWVIRGNHHDAWVNGADDPISGASAELEEARSLGELLKQGWKPRRTIVYCVWDGEEPGLLGSTEWVETHIDELKKKGVMYLNSDSNGRGYVFLEGSHGLEHFINGVAADVKDPEKGISVLERRRLLEISRSKGSDRTEARNRQDLRISALGDGSDYVSFLDFAGIPSLDLGFGGEDRGSEYHSIYDDFWWYTHFADTDFVYGRALAQVAGSAVMRMADAELLPYNFANSAETISTYVDEVQKLLKSEQDEIAEKNKEIDEGVFTATSDPKNPIAAPKHEATPPFLNFAPLENGSTALTASAREYQKAVKAAEANGGAALDAATIDQVNQLLMQTERAYFSAAGLPGRTWFKHQLYAPGAYTGYGVKTLPAVREAIEQRKWSIAEASTVTVGKVLTGESAAIDAATEKLKSVAPSPVTPSDAGGAK, from the coding sequence ATGACCCGTTCCCGATTGCTCGCAATCGTCTTGTTACCCACGCTGATTTATCCCTCGCCATTCGCGCTTGCGCAGCAGACGGCCGACAGCGCCAAATCCAGTGCCAAATCGAGTGCAAGATCGGATGGTCAATTGGATGGCTACTCTCGTGCTGCTTCGGAGACTGAGCGCAATTGGGAAGAAAAGCTCCGCGCCCTGCCCGTGCCAGACACGATCCGCGAAAACATGCGCCGGCTCTCCGCCCGCCCACACCACGTCGGCTCACCGTATGACAAGGACAACGCCGAGTGGATGCTCGCAAAATTCAAGGAATGGGGATTTGACGCGCAGATTGAGAACTTCTACGTCCTCTTTCCCACGCCGAAGGAACGGCTTGTCGAGCTGCTCGACGCAAATGGCGCGACGAAATTCAAAGCGAGCCTCCAGGAACCGGTGGTTCCCGAAGATCCCACCTCCAATCAGACCTCCGAGCAGTTGCCGACCTATAACGCCTACTCCGCTGACGGCGACGTGACCGGACCGCTCGTCTATGTGAACTACGGCACCCGTGAAGATTACGAAGAGCTCGACCGTCTCGGCGTCTCCGTCAAGGGCGCGGTTGTCATCGCCCGCTATGGCGGAGCTTGGCGCGGCATCAAGCCCAAAGTTGCTGCGGAGCACGGAGCGGTCGGCTGCATTATCTATTCCGACCCAGCGAATGACGGCTATGGAGTCGCCGATTCCTATCCGAAGGGCGCAGGCCGGCCCAAAGACGGAGTCCAGCGCGGCGGCGTCAACGACACCGACTTTCCCGGCGATCCGCTTACCCCCGGCGTCGGCGCGACCAAGGACGCAAAGCGTCTTGACCGCAAAGATTCGCCGATCATCACCAAGATTCCAGTCCTTCCCATCTCCTACGCCGACGCCACTCCGCTGCTCTCAGCTCTCGCAGGGCGCGTAGCCCCGGCAACCTGGCGAGGCGGCCTGCCGATCACCTACCACATCGGCCAGGGACTCGGAACCTCCGAAGCCCCGAGCGAAGCCAAGGTGCACCTGAAGATGTTCTCCAACTGGGACATCAAGACCCTCTACGACGTCATTGCTAAAATCCCCGGCAGCACCGAGCCAGACGAGTGGGTCATTCGCGGCAACCATCACGACGCCTGGGTCAACGGCGCAGACGATCCCATCTCCGGCGCGTCCGCCGAACTCGAAGAAGCGCGATCGCTCGGCGAGCTGCTCAAGCAGGGCTGGAAGCCGCGCCGCACCATCGTCTACTGCGTCTGGGACGGCGAAGAGCCCGGCCTCCTCGGCTCGACCGAGTGGGTCGAAACCCACATCGATGAGCTGAAGAAGAAGGGCGTGATGTATCTCAACAGCGATTCCAACGGGCGAGGCTATGTCTTTCTGGAGGGTTCGCACGGCCTCGAGCACTTCATCAACGGCGTTGCAGCCGACGTAAAAGATCCAGAGAAGGGAATTTCGGTGCTGGAGCGCCGTCGCCTGCTGGAAATCTCCCGCAGCAAAGGTTCCGACCGTACCGAAGCGCGGAATCGGCAGGATCTCCGGATCAGCGCCCTCGGCGATGGCTCCGACTACGTATCGTTCCTTGATTTCGCCGGAATCCCATCTCTCGACCTCGGATTTGGCGGCGAAGATCGCGGCAGCGAGTATCACTCCATCTATGACGACTTCTGGTGGTATACGCACTTCGCCGATACGGACTTCGTCTACGGCCGTGCTTTGGCGCAGGTGGCCGGCTCAGCCGTCATGCGCATGGCCGATGCCGAGTTGCTTCCTTACAACTTCGCCAACTCCGCCGAAACCATTTCCACTTACGTCGATGAGGTCCAGAAGCTGCTGAAATCCGAGCAGGACGAGATCGCCGAAAAGAACAAGGAGATCGACGAAGGGGTCTTCACCGCCACCAGCGATCCAAAGAACCCCATCGCCGCTCCCAAGCACGAGGCGACGCCACCATTCCTGAACTTCGCGCCACTCGAAAACGGCTCAACAGCCCTCACTGCCAGCGCCCGGGAATATCAAAAAGCGGTGAAAGCCGCCGAAGCCAATGGCGGTGCAGCTCTCGACGCTGCAACCATCGACCAGGTCAATCAATTGCTCATGCAGACCGAGCGGGCGTACTTCAGTGCCGCCGGCCTGCCAGGCCGAACCTGGTTCAAGCATCAGCTCTATGCCCCCGGCGCGTATACCGGCTACGGAGTGAAAACTCTGCCTGCCGTTCGCGAAGCCATTGAACAGCGTAAGTGGTCCATCGCCGAAGCCTCGACCGTAACCGTGGGTAAAGTCCTCACCGGCGAAAGCGCGGCAATCGACGCGGCCACCGAAAAGCTCAAGTCAGTGGCCCCATCGCCAGTGACTCCGTCTGACGCCGGCGGCGCAAAATAG
- the secG gene encoding preprotein translocase subunit SecG — protein sequence MQFLLYAVIVIHIIVSFFLIGVVLLQQGKSADLAGTFGGQGSQTAFGPRAAANILTKLTGWAAAVFMITSLSLTILYLRSSGSSSSVFSGMKGSAPVSAPAKPGK from the coding sequence ATGCAATTTTTGCTTTACGCAGTCATCGTGATTCACATTATCGTGTCGTTCTTTCTGATCGGGGTGGTATTGCTGCAGCAGGGCAAGAGCGCCGACCTGGCAGGAACTTTTGGCGGTCAAGGCTCGCAGACGGCCTTTGGCCCGCGCGCGGCAGCCAATATTCTCACCAAGCTGACTGGCTGGGCGGCGGCTGTGTTCATGATTACGTCGCTCTCTCTGACGATCCTGTACCTGCGGTCTTCTGGTTCGAGCAGTTCCGTGTTTTCGGGAATGAAAGGCAGCGCTCCCGTTTCCGCGCCAGCCAAGCCGGGTAAGTAG
- a CDS encoding GNAT family N-acetyltransferase: protein MTKAVSFTPLDNPIWLSLISPHAGFARGLGMARRFDPAIGPLSGMKDQSPEAYGALAELFQPDEFAVLFLDSAPELPPGWRMHLHLLLDQMVCEGRPKVPESPFFIEKLSADDALEMLELATLTEPGPFRQRTWELGGFQGIREDGRLAAMAGRRLALPGFVEVSAVCTHPDFRGRGYAAALVASVAGAIYDEGDMPILHVLPTNTGAIRVYESVGFTRRRTFDLAVVLPPAKED, encoded by the coding sequence ATGACTAAAGCTGTAAGCTTCACCCCACTTGATAACCCTATATGGCTTTCCCTCATCTCCCCTCACGCTGGATTCGCCAGGGGCCTCGGGATGGCGCGGAGGTTTGATCCCGCGATTGGCCCGCTTTCCGGCATGAAAGATCAAAGCCCTGAGGCTTACGGCGCGCTGGCTGAGTTATTTCAGCCGGACGAGTTTGCTGTGCTCTTTCTTGACTCCGCGCCGGAGTTGCCGCCGGGATGGCGGATGCACTTACATCTACTGCTAGACCAGATGGTGTGCGAAGGGCGTCCTAAAGTGCCCGAGAGCCCTTTTTTCATAGAGAAGCTCAGCGCTGACGATGCGCTGGAGATGCTTGAGCTGGCGACGTTGACGGAGCCGGGGCCATTCCGGCAGCGGACCTGGGAGTTGGGGGGATTTCAGGGTATTCGTGAGGATGGGCGGCTTGCCGCGATGGCAGGACGACGGCTCGCGCTCCCTGGATTCGTCGAGGTCAGCGCGGTTTGCACCCACCCGGATTTTCGAGGACGGGGTTACGCCGCCGCGCTGGTGGCCTCGGTCGCCGGGGCGATTTATGACGAGGGCGATATGCCGATCCTTCATGTTTTGCCGACGAACACCGGCGCCATTCGCGTTTACGAGTCGGTTGGATTTACGCGACGGCGGACGTTCGATCTCGCCGTGGTCTTGCCTCCAGCAAAAGAGGATTAA
- a CDS encoding CHAT domain-containing protein has translation MNLGFASIQEEQFDEAVDWLMPAYQASAAIGAADQEQIASGNLGWAYLGLGDSERALGKFLEAEKRAIDLGDLRSQLTWLKSTAYVYRDYGNLAQAKDTIRTALVLATKMNSKADIIDTLEDLSDVSVEVGDLTAASVYIDRVAPMVHASGNSLDISYVSLAQGKLAAARREDAHAEALFRAVERDPASQVSMRFGAEHELARLFEVEGRPDAAQDMYKTALLTFEGARDQLKNDDSKLPFIANATRIYDDYIHFLVTQGKTEEALVTADQSRARTLAQGLGLTTNQRAFTPASLSPRGVAAKAGATLLFYWLGEKQSYLWAITPEKTTLLTLPAQKDIAPLVEHYRKTLLGVEDPLESGNATGQKLYTMLVAPAASLIRPGIPVMILADGPLSELNFETLIVPGKIPSQQPHYWIDDATVISAPSLAMLAAAKPAHAGSGRIAGDGRGKLLLLGDAVSPSEEFPQLPFAPLEMREIEKHFPAGDEVIVSREEATPDRYAASEPRQFSYIHFVSHGVASRTDPLDSAIILSRPKAATNGTVTEDSFKLYAREVMQHPIDARLVTISACNGSGTRAYAGEGLVGLSWAFLRAGAHSAIGGLWEVSDESTSHLMGALYEGMEDGQSPAMALRQAKLTLLHSRSNFRKPFYWAPFVIYTRM, from the coding sequence TTGAATCTCGGGTTCGCATCCATTCAAGAGGAACAATTTGACGAAGCGGTGGACTGGTTAATGCCTGCTTATCAGGCTTCCGCAGCAATTGGTGCTGCAGACCAGGAACAAATCGCCTCGGGAAACCTCGGGTGGGCCTACCTCGGGCTAGGGGACTCCGAGAGAGCGCTAGGGAAATTTCTGGAAGCAGAAAAACGAGCGATAGATCTTGGTGACTTGCGCTCCCAACTCACGTGGCTCAAGTCTACCGCTTATGTCTATCGAGATTACGGTAATCTGGCGCAAGCTAAAGATACAATTCGCACGGCTCTTGTGCTTGCTACGAAAATGAACAGCAAGGCAGATATCATTGACACTCTCGAGGACCTCTCCGATGTCTCAGTGGAGGTTGGCGACCTGACTGCGGCGAGTGTATATATTGATCGCGTAGCTCCTATGGTTCATGCGAGTGGTAACAGTCTCGACATTTCTTATGTCAGTCTCGCCCAAGGAAAGCTTGCTGCCGCGCGCCGTGAGGATGCGCATGCTGAGGCACTGTTCCGTGCGGTAGAACGCGACCCTGCAAGCCAGGTATCGATGCGATTTGGCGCCGAACATGAATTAGCCAGACTTTTTGAAGTTGAGGGCAGGCCTGATGCCGCGCAAGATATGTACAAGACTGCGCTCCTTACATTTGAAGGCGCGCGGGATCAATTAAAAAACGATGACTCCAAGTTGCCGTTTATCGCGAACGCTACGCGCATCTATGACGATTACATTCATTTCCTGGTGACGCAGGGCAAAACAGAAGAAGCTCTGGTTACTGCGGATCAAAGCCGTGCGCGGACGCTGGCGCAGGGGTTGGGATTGACAACGAACCAGCGGGCTTTCACGCCTGCTTCGCTCTCTCCGCGCGGCGTCGCGGCTAAAGCAGGTGCGACACTGCTGTTCTACTGGCTGGGCGAGAAGCAGTCTTACCTTTGGGCGATTACTCCGGAGAAGACGACACTCCTCACGCTTCCCGCGCAAAAGGACATCGCTCCTCTGGTCGAACACTATCGCAAGACGCTGCTGGGCGTGGAAGATCCATTGGAATCGGGCAATGCGACGGGGCAAAAACTGTACACGATGCTTGTCGCCCCGGCTGCGAGCCTGATTCGTCCCGGTATACCGGTCATGATTCTGGCCGATGGGCCGCTGAGCGAGCTTAATTTTGAGACGCTCATCGTTCCAGGGAAGATTCCTAGCCAGCAACCGCATTATTGGATCGACGACGCAACCGTGATCTCCGCGCCATCGCTCGCGATGCTTGCGGCTGCAAAGCCCGCGCACGCCGGCTCAGGCCGTATTGCAGGCGATGGGCGCGGGAAGTTGCTGCTGCTTGGAGATGCCGTCTCACCAAGTGAGGAGTTTCCGCAGTTGCCTTTTGCACCGCTGGAGATGAGGGAGATTGAGAAGCATTTCCCGGCGGGAGACGAAGTCATTGTCAGCCGCGAAGAGGCTACGCCGGACAGGTATGCGGCCAGCGAGCCGCGACAGTTCTCCTACATTCACTTTGTCTCTCACGGAGTTGCGAGCCGGACCGATCCGCTGGATTCGGCGATTATCTTGTCGCGTCCCAAAGCGGCAACAAATGGGACAGTGACCGAGGATTCATTCAAGCTCTACGCGCGGGAGGTAATGCAACACCCAATCGATGCCCGGCTGGTGACGATCTCGGCATGCAATGGCAGCGGTACACGAGCCTATGCAGGCGAGGGCTTGGTCGGTCTGTCTTGGGCATTCCTGCGCGCCGGGGCTCATAGCGCGATCGGCGGTCTGTGGGAGGTAAGCGATGAATCGACGTCGCATCTGATGGGTGCGCTTTACGAAGGCATGGAGGACGGCCAATCGCCAGCCATGGCCCTACGCCAGGCTAAACTGACCTTACTGCATTCGCGAAGCAATTTTCGTAAGCCCTTCTACTGGGCGCCGTTCGTAATCTATACGAGGATGTGA